One segment of Capricornis sumatraensis isolate serow.1 chromosome 23, serow.2, whole genome shotgun sequence DNA contains the following:
- the MARVELD1 gene encoding MARVEL domain-containing protein 1, whose translation MLPPPPRQPPPQARAARGAVSLQRAFLRGPLGVLRLLQLLAGAAFWITIATSRYQGPVHFALFVSVLFWLLTLALYFLTLLGKQELVPVLGSRWLVVNVAHDLLAAALYGAAMGVMIGQTRSHSYCNLKDYQMSCAYHAFLAAAVCGGLCLGLYLLSALYGGCRHCQGEREVA comes from the coding sequence ATGCTCCCGCCGCCCCCGCGCCAGCCACCGCCCCAGGCGCGCGCGGCCCGCGGCGCGGTGAGCCTGCAGCGGGCCTTTCTGCGCGGCCCGCTGGGCGTGCTgcggctgctgcagctgctggcgGGCGCCGCCTTCTGGATCACCATCGCCACCAGCCGGTACCAAGGCCCCGTGCACTTCGCGCTCTTCGTGTCCGTGCTCTTCTGGCTGCTGACCCTGGCCCTCTACTTCCTCACGCTGCTGGGCAAGCAGGAGCTGGTGCCGGTGCTGGGCTCGCGCTGGCTGGTGGTCAACGTGGCGCACGACCTGCTGGCGGCCGCGCTCTACGGCGCAGCGATGGGCGTCATGATCGGGCAGACGcggagccacagctactgcaACCTCAAGGATTACCAGATGTCCTGCGCCTACCACGCCTTCCTGGCGGCCGCGGTCTGCGGCGGCCTCTGCCTCGGCCTCTACCTGCTCTCGGCGCTCTACGGAGGCTGCCGCCACTGCCAAGGCGAGCGGGAGGTGGCGTGA